A window of Phycobacter azelaicus contains these coding sequences:
- a CDS encoding response regulator transcription factor — MSKIALVDDDRNILTSVAMTLEAEGFEVETYNDGQAALDAFNKKLPDMAVLDIKRPRMDGMDLLQRLRQKTQMPVIFLTSKDDEIDEVLGLRMGADDYVKKPFSQRLLVERIRALLRRQEAISGDAVEGGPVAETKVMERGNLRMDPLRHAVSWKGKDVSLTVTEFLLLQALAQRPGFVKSRDQLMDVAYDDQVYVDDRTIDSHIKRLRKKMRSADPDFAAIETLYGIGYRYNEE; from the coding sequence ATGTCAAAGATTGCTTTGGTGGACGACGACAGAAATATCCTCACCTCGGTGGCCATGACGCTCGAGGCGGAGGGTTTCGAGGTCGAGACCTACAATGATGGCCAGGCGGCCCTGGATGCTTTCAACAAGAAGCTTCCGGATATGGCCGTGTTGGACATCAAGAGGCCGCGCATGGACGGGATGGACCTGCTGCAGCGTCTGCGCCAGAAAACCCAGATGCCGGTGATTTTCCTTACCTCCAAGGACGACGAGATCGACGAAGTTCTCGGTCTGCGGATGGGGGCGGATGACTACGTCAAGAAACCCTTCTCCCAGCGACTGTTGGTGGAACGCATCCGCGCCCTATTGCGGCGCCAGGAAGCCATCAGCGGAGATGCCGTCGAAGGTGGCCCTGTGGCAGAAACCAAGGTGATGGAGCGCGGGAACCTGCGGATGGATCCTCTGCGGCATGCCGTCAGCTGGAAAGGTAAGGACGTGTCGCTGACCGTGACCGAGTTCCTGCTGCTGCAGGCACTGGCGCAGCGCCCGGGTTTCGTCAAAAGCCGCGACCAGCTGATGGACGTTGCCTATGACGATCAGGTCTACGTCGACGACAGGACCATCGACAGCCACATCAAACGCCTGCGAAAGAAGATGCGCAGCGCGGATCCTGATTTTGCGGCAATCGAGACCCTTTATGGCATCGGTTACCGGTATAACGAAGAGTAA
- a CDS encoding sensor histidine kinase has protein sequence MRDTGKAEHASDQDVVLGEDWVSPEQSVTEELQVRRARRSFFSLKGSPLTRKIITFNLIALIILVAGILYLNSSRQSLVRQKAGALVAEASLISDVFEAELPAAGAVSFATQDGIDAEQTLSGLTLRGGVEAMVFDANGTMIASVTGVARSDALNALNENESGKTLISDGLSALWSAVGGVFKSDDAGQAEAPSLEEQLGALAKRTLSAGATIDTAVDTRGGTVFSAAAPIIHNGQAIGVVALASPIGEIDALVRSERERVLQMFVIALLVSIGLSLVLASTIANPLADLAEAAESGRDRGGRKPQPSRIRIPDLSARPDEIGRLSLALRGMVKALYSRIDSNEQFAADVAHEIKNPLASLQSAVGTLRMVKREDQREKLMEVIEHDVRRLDRLVSDISNASRLDAELVKEEEEEFDLLNMLANLNQFLSEDARGQGIDYITDLPAQPIMIHGLEARLAQVFVNLITNAISFCEEGDAIRVWARRRANRVLVVVEDTGPGIPEQALSKIFKRFYSQRPEEHFGNNSGLGLAISKQIVEAHGGVIWAENIRPTEVDITSEPLGARFVVGLPV, from the coding sequence ATGCGCGACACCGGCAAAGCGGAACATGCATCTGATCAGGACGTCGTCCTCGGGGAAGACTGGGTCTCGCCGGAACAGTCCGTGACTGAAGAACTGCAAGTGCGCCGGGCCAGACGCAGCTTTTTTTCGCTCAAGGGATCTCCGCTCACCCGCAAGATCATCACGTTCAACCTTATTGCCCTGATCATTCTGGTTGCCGGGATTCTGTACCTGAATTCCTCGCGTCAGAGTCTCGTGCGGCAAAAGGCCGGGGCTTTGGTTGCCGAGGCGTCCCTGATATCGGACGTTTTCGAGGCCGAGCTGCCTGCTGCCGGCGCCGTGAGTTTTGCGACACAGGACGGTATCGACGCCGAGCAGACGCTGTCGGGGCTGACCTTGCGCGGCGGCGTGGAGGCAATGGTCTTTGATGCCAACGGTACAATGATCGCTAGCGTCACCGGTGTGGCGCGTTCTGATGCGCTGAATGCATTGAACGAAAACGAATCCGGCAAGACCCTGATCAGCGATGGCCTGTCGGCGCTCTGGTCCGCTGTTGGTGGAGTTTTCAAATCAGACGATGCAGGGCAGGCCGAGGCCCCGTCGCTTGAGGAACAACTTGGCGCTTTGGCCAAGCGCACTCTCAGTGCCGGAGCGACGATCGATACGGCGGTAGACACGCGCGGAGGGACGGTGTTCTCTGCGGCGGCCCCCATCATTCACAATGGCCAGGCGATTGGCGTCGTTGCGCTGGCCTCTCCCATCGGGGAGATCGACGCCTTGGTGCGCAGCGAACGGGAACGCGTGTTGCAGATGTTCGTCATCGCCCTTTTGGTCTCTATCGGGCTCAGCCTCGTTCTGGCCTCAACAATAGCAAACCCGCTGGCCGACCTTGCTGAAGCCGCCGAAAGCGGTCGTGACCGTGGAGGGCGTAAGCCCCAGCCGAGTCGCATTCGTATTCCTGACCTCTCAGCCCGTCCCGACGAGATCGGCCGCCTGAGCCTTGCACTGCGCGGCATGGTAAAAGCTCTCTACAGTCGCATCGATAGTAACGAACAATTTGCAGCTGATGTGGCACACGAGATCAAGAACCCTCTCGCCAGCCTTCAGTCGGCGGTTGGGACGTTGCGCATGGTAAAGCGCGAAGATCAGCGGGAGAAGCTTATGGAAGTGATTGAACACGACGTGCGCCGTCTTGACCGTCTGGTGAGCGATATCTCCAATGCTTCGAGGCTGGATGCAGAGCTGGTCAAGGAAGAGGAAGAGGAATTCGACCTGCTGAACATGCTGGCGAACCTCAACCAGTTCCTCAGCGAAGATGCGCGTGGACAGGGGATCGACTACATCACTGATTTGCCGGCGCAGCCGATTATGATTCATGGCCTTGAGGCACGCCTTGCTCAGGTGTTCGTCAATCTGATCACCAATGCGATTTCTTTCTGTGAAGAAGGGGATGCCATTCGCGTCTGGGCGCGACGCCGGGCCAACCGCGTTCTTGTGGTCGTAGAAGACACCGGCCCGGGGATACCGGAGCAGGCGCTTTCCAAAATCTTCAAGCGTTTTTATTCCCAGCGCCCGGAAGAGCATTTCGGGAACAACTCCGGCCTTGGGCTCGCGATATCGAAACAGATCGTCGAAGCACATGGCGGCGTGATCTGGGCTGAGAATATTCGCCCGACGGAAGTGGATATCACGTCTGAGCCCCTCGGCGCGCGTTTCGTGGTTGGCCTGCCGGTCTGA
- the dgt gene encoding dGTP triphosphohydrolase — MDWNRLLNPGRLCRPEFEEKPGRPAYLQDYDRILFSEPFRRLAQKTQVHPLHDHDHVHHRMIHSMETSSVGRSLGIQVGQRLVERGSLAEGQQHVMAGVVQAACLVHDIGNPPFGHSGEDSIGEWFKAQFDKGSGLAAGIPAALRAEFEAFEGNAQGFRIVSRLEMGQREGGMRLSYATLGAFSKYPCTAEAKALSDSDYVGLKKFGVFQSERDLFAEAATALGLPSEGSGAAQIWRRHPLAFLVEAADDICYRILDIEDAATVGDLDSDLVAGILEDITGKANHPGDAAQPLKDRVGMLRAMAIGAAIDSAVEAFMAHYDAIMMGEFSDGLMEVSSKAEAFAGLKDISNARIFTARRKTELEISGRQVLHGLLDHFSGLYEDLKLCDWDVEALKARHGYWAKLIRAVDLDLRGVSDEYTALHSLADFVSGMTDRYAVKVRDMVEGRVPQG; from the coding sequence ATGGATTGGAACAGGCTGTTGAACCCGGGGCGTCTGTGCAGGCCTGAGTTCGAGGAAAAGCCCGGACGCCCCGCCTATCTGCAGGACTATGACCGTATCCTGTTCTCCGAACCCTTCCGCCGTCTCGCCCAGAAAACGCAGGTGCACCCGCTGCATGACCACGACCATGTGCACCACCGGATGATCCACAGCATGGAAACCTCCAGCGTCGGGCGCTCGCTTGGTATTCAAGTGGGGCAACGGTTGGTGGAGCGCGGCAGCTTGGCCGAGGGGCAGCAGCATGTGATGGCGGGTGTCGTGCAGGCGGCCTGTCTTGTGCATGACATCGGCAACCCGCCGTTCGGCCATTCTGGTGAAGATAGTATCGGAGAATGGTTCAAGGCGCAGTTTGACAAAGGGAGCGGTCTTGCCGCCGGGATACCTGCTGCTTTGCGGGCTGAATTCGAAGCCTTTGAAGGCAATGCCCAGGGTTTTCGTATCGTGTCCCGCCTAGAGATGGGCCAGCGGGAGGGCGGAATGCGCCTGTCCTACGCAACGCTCGGGGCCTTTTCCAAATACCCCTGCACGGCCGAGGCAAAAGCGCTGTCGGACAGCGACTATGTGGGGCTAAAGAAGTTCGGCGTTTTCCAGTCTGAACGGGATCTTTTCGCCGAGGCTGCAACAGCGCTGGGCCTGCCGTCCGAAGGAAGCGGCGCGGCGCAGATCTGGCGGCGCCACCCGCTCGCCTTTCTGGTCGAGGCGGCGGATGACATCTGCTACCGCATTCTGGACATCGAGGATGCTGCCACGGTGGGCGATCTGGACAGCGATCTGGTTGCGGGGATCCTTGAGGATATTACCGGCAAAGCGAACCATCCGGGCGATGCGGCCCAGCCTTTGAAGGACAGGGTCGGCATGCTGCGGGCCATGGCGATTGGCGCGGCCATCGACAGCGCAGTCGAGGCCTTCATGGCCCATTACGATGCCATCATGATGGGAGAGTTCAGCGACGGGCTGATGGAGGTCTCCTCCAAGGCGGAGGCCTTTGCCGGTCTGAAAGACATCTCAAACGCCCGGATCTTTACCGCGCGGCGCAAGACCGAGCTGGAGATTTCGGGTCGTCAGGTGCTGCACGGGTTGCTCGATCACTTCAGCGGACTCTATGAGGATCTGAAGCTCTGTGATTGGGACGTCGAGGCGCTGAAGGCGCGCCATGGCTATTGGGCGAAACTGATCCGCGCGGTGGATCTGGACCTGCGCGGGGTGAGCGACGAATATACCGCGCTGCACTCACTGGCTGATTTTGTATCCGGCATGACGGATCGCTATGCGGTGAAGGTGCGCGACATGGTCGAAGGACGCGTTCCGCAGGGCTGA
- a CDS encoding lysophospholipid acyltransferase family protein produces the protein MADTAHDHDGGLTPESDTQTGEVYDRRTLTYANSFDDRWTSIAIRAIEWCTGKLTILRMVKKFERQNAQYRGQKFWRGALNVMGIDLLTPEEQIRNIPAEGPVVIVANHPHGMVDGMIFADLIGRTRLDYRILTRSVLTGLDEAATSFMIPVPFPHDPEAQRKMVEMRAKAMGHLKEGGVVALFPSGVVMSSDSWFGPAIEREWNVFTAQLIRRSGARVVPIFFPGSNSRWYQIACRISPILRQGLLLHEIVRSCNKPQAPIVGEPLTDEQMERLHSDPRGFMAWLREHTLSLGEKNC, from the coding sequence GTGGCGGACACGGCGCATGACCATGACGGCGGCCTCACGCCGGAAAGTGATACGCAAACGGGCGAGGTCTACGATCGGCGCACGTTGACCTATGCCAATTCATTTGATGATCGCTGGACGTCGATCGCAATCCGGGCGATCGAGTGGTGCACTGGCAAGCTGACCATTCTGCGCATGGTCAAAAAGTTTGAGCGCCAGAACGCCCAGTATCGTGGTCAGAAATTCTGGCGCGGTGCACTCAATGTCATGGGCATCGACCTTTTGACGCCGGAAGAGCAGATCCGCAATATTCCAGCCGAGGGACCGGTGGTGATTGTCGCCAATCATCCTCATGGGATGGTGGACGGTATGATCTTTGCCGATCTCATTGGCCGGACCCGACTGGATTACCGGATTTTGACGCGTTCGGTTCTGACTGGACTGGATGAGGCGGCAACCTCCTTCATGATTCCGGTTCCCTTTCCCCATGATCCCGAAGCGCAGCGCAAGATGGTCGAGATGAGGGCCAAGGCGATGGGGCATCTGAAGGAAGGCGGTGTTGTCGCTTTGTTCCCCTCAGGTGTGGTGATGTCATCGGACAGCTGGTTCGGCCCCGCCATCGAACGGGAGTGGAACGTTTTCACCGCTCAGCTGATCCGCCGTTCCGGGGCACGGGTGGTTCCAATTTTCTTTCCTGGATCAAATTCGCGTTGGTACCAGATTGCCTGCCGGATCTCTCCGATCCTGCGCCAGGGGCTGTTGCTGCATGAGATCGTGCGCTCCTGCAACAAGCCACAGGCACCCATCGTCGGGGAGCCCCTGACCGATGAGCAGATGGAGAGGCTTCACAGCGATCCGCGCGGTTTCATGGCCTGGCTGCGGGAACACACGCTGTCCCTTGGCGAGAAGAACTGCTGA
- a CDS encoding 3-hydroxybutyryl-CoA dehydrogenase, whose translation MEVKKIGIIGAGQMGNGIAHVMAVAGYDVVINDVNQSALDGALATIQKNLARQSSRGKISEGDVQAAVARITPTLSLADIGATDLVIEAATERETIKQAIFEDLQPHLQPHTILTSNTSSISITRLASRTDRPERFMGFHFMNPVPVMQLVELIRGIATDEETFAACQTVVERLGKTAASAEDFPAFIVNRILMPMINEAVYTLYEGVGSVKSIDESMKLGANHPMGPLELADFIGLDTCLAIMNVLHDGLADTKYRPCPLLTKYVEAGWLGRKTQRGFYDYRGETPVPTR comes from the coding sequence ATGGAAGTCAAAAAAATCGGTATTATCGGTGCAGGACAGATGGGCAACGGCATCGCACATGTCATGGCAGTAGCCGGCTATGATGTTGTAATTAATGATGTAAATCAGTCCGCACTCGATGGCGCCTTGGCCACGATCCAAAAGAACCTAGCGCGGCAATCCAGCCGGGGAAAGATCAGCGAAGGCGATGTTCAGGCCGCCGTGGCGCGCATCACTCCGACGCTGTCGCTTGCCGATATCGGTGCGACGGATCTTGTGATCGAAGCGGCAACGGAACGTGAAACCATCAAGCAGGCCATCTTCGAGGATCTGCAACCGCATCTGCAACCGCATACGATTCTCACCTCCAACACCTCGTCCATCTCTATCACCCGTCTGGCGAGTCGCACGGACCGGCCCGAGCGGTTCATGGGCTTTCACTTCATGAACCCGGTGCCGGTTATGCAACTCGTGGAACTGATCCGCGGCATCGCCACCGACGAAGAGACCTTTGCCGCCTGCCAGACCGTGGTCGAACGCCTGGGCAAAACCGCTGCCAGCGCCGAGGATTTTCCAGCCTTCATCGTCAATCGGATTCTCATGCCGATGATCAACGAGGCGGTCTACACGCTCTATGAGGGCGTCGGCTCCGTGAAATCCATCGACGAATCGATGAAGCTGGGCGCCAACCACCCCATGGGCCCGCTCGAGCTGGCGGATTTCATTGGCCTCGACACCTGCCTTGCAATCATGAACGTACTGCATGATGGGCTTGCGGACACCAAATATCGCCCATGCCCCCTGCTGACTAAATACGTGGAGGCAGGCTGGCTTGGCCGAAAGACCCAGCGCGGTTTCTATGACTACCGCGGCGAAACGCCCGTACCGACACGCTGA
- a CDS encoding HPr kinase/phosphorylase — MTQNSDLCLHSTCVALDGRALVIRGAAGSGKSGLALQLMAYGAELVADDRVLLRPLDGRLMARAPQAISGMIEARGVGILNARCARESPVHAILDLDRVELERLPAQVFETILGISVPVLGRAQAAHFAPALIQYLKCGAIDPDA; from the coding sequence ATGACACAGAACAGCGATCTTTGCCTCCATTCCACCTGCGTGGCATTGGACGGTCGGGCGCTTGTGATCAGGGGAGCGGCAGGCAGCGGAAAATCCGGCCTGGCCTTGCAGCTGATGGCCTATGGCGCCGAGTTGGTCGCTGATGACAGAGTATTGCTGCGGCCGCTTGACGGGCGTCTCATGGCGCGGGCGCCACAGGCAATTTCGGGGATGATCGAAGCGCGCGGTGTCGGGATTTTGAACGCCCGATGCGCCAGGGAAAGCCCTGTTCACGCGATTTTGGATCTGGACAGGGTTGAACTCGAGCGACTTCCGGCACAGGTATTCGAAACGATACTGGGGATCAGCGTGCCGGTGCTGGGGCGCGCGCAGGCCGCACATTTCGCCCCGGCCTTGATCCAATACCTGAAATGCGGAGCGATTGACCCGGATGCCTGA
- a CDS encoding PTS sugar transporter subunit IIA, protein MIGIVIVAHGGLAREYLAAVEHVVGAQPNLRAITISPDDDREDKQREICIAADEVDTGQGVVIVTDLFGGSPSNLSLRACAPIDRRILYGANLPMLIKLAKSRHLPVADAVRLAMEAGRKYINSQNINPVGE, encoded by the coding sequence TTGATCGGGATTGTGATTGTCGCGCATGGAGGGCTGGCCAGAGAATATCTGGCAGCGGTCGAACATGTGGTCGGCGCACAACCGAACCTTCGGGCGATAACCATTTCCCCGGACGACGATCGCGAAGACAAGCAGCGCGAGATCTGCATCGCTGCCGATGAGGTCGACACCGGCCAGGGGGTTGTGATTGTCACTGATCTCTTCGGCGGCTCGCCGTCCAATCTGAGCCTGCGCGCCTGCGCTCCGATAGATCGCCGGATCCTTTATGGCGCCAATCTGCCCATGCTGATCAAACTGGCAAAGTCGCGCCATTTGCCGGTTGCCGATGCGGTGCGCCTGGCGATGGAGGCGGGGCGCAAATACATCAATTCGCAGAACATAAATCCCGTGGGGGAGTAA
- a CDS encoding cation diffusion facilitator family transporter: protein MGKRLSADQLALGSIVISFIVLGLKLVAWWLTGSIALFSDALESLVNVGGAFLAWMAVRYANRPADAGHPFGHHKAEYFSAVAEGIMIIIAAFLILEQAIYGLMRPMAPADWGVAGLWVNAIAMVVNLIWARLLIGRGGALKSPALVAGGRHLMSDVWTSVGVLVGLGLALWTGWSWLDPALALIVAVNILREGFGVVTASVNGLMDSAAPSEEREEIEEIIHRSAEGALQVHGLKTRRAGKALFVEFHMVVAGMMTVRAAHDICDRVEDAIRAKLPEAKVNIHVEPEYKLEETGISPR, encoded by the coding sequence ATGGGCAAACGCCTGAGTGCAGATCAACTGGCCCTAGGATCCATCGTGATTTCCTTCATTGTTCTGGGGCTCAAGCTGGTTGCCTGGTGGCTGACGGGCTCGATTGCGCTGTTTTCCGATGCGCTGGAATCCCTCGTGAACGTTGGCGGCGCCTTTTTGGCATGGATGGCGGTGCGCTATGCCAACCGTCCGGCGGATGCGGGACATCCCTTTGGGCATCACAAGGCCGAGTATTTCTCGGCGGTGGCCGAGGGAATCATGATCATCATCGCTGCCTTTTTGATCCTTGAGCAGGCAATCTACGGTTTGATGCGCCCCATGGCTCCTGCGGACTGGGGGGTTGCCGGGCTGTGGGTCAATGCGATTGCCATGGTGGTGAACCTAATCTGGGCGCGGCTTTTGATCGGGCGCGGGGGGGCTCTGAAGTCCCCGGCGCTGGTTGCGGGCGGCCGACACCTGATGAGCGATGTCTGGACCTCGGTTGGTGTGCTGGTCGGCCTTGGGCTGGCGCTATGGACCGGGTGGAGCTGGCTTGACCCCGCTTTGGCCCTAATCGTTGCGGTCAATATCCTGCGTGAGGGCTTTGGTGTTGTGACGGCCTCGGTGAACGGTCTGATGGATTCCGCCGCGCCAAGCGAAGAGCGCGAAGAGATCGAGGAAATCATTCACCGCTCGGCGGAGGGCGCGCTGCAGGTGCATGGGTTGAAGACTCGCCGCGCAGGCAAGGCTTTGTTTGTGGAGTTTCACATGGTGGTGGCTGGCATGATGACGGTGCGCGCTGCACATGACATCTGCGACCGGGTTGAGGATGCGATCCGTGCCAAACTGCCCGAAGCGAAGGTCAATATCCACGTGGAGCCAGAGTACAAGCTTGAGGAGACCGGCATTTCCCCGCGCTGA
- the rapZ gene encoding RNase adapter RapZ has translation MPDATPETPPVVLVTGPSGAGRTSAINVLEDLGFEAIDNLPLRLLPKLIEAAGITEPMALGLDSRNRDFSPAALLDMIDVLADRRDAKLSVLYLDASPDVLLRRYSETRRRHPLAPAETPEVGVARELDLMTQIRERADILLDTSEMNVHQLKAEIEHWFAPQGRALALSVQSFSYKRGVPRSVDLVFDCRFLANPYWQEELRTLNGRDGAVQAYVKSDPLFDGFVSRVIDMVSFLLPAVRKEGKSHLSIAFGCTGGQHRSVTLAETLAKTLAEDGQQVSIRHRELQS, from the coding sequence ATGCCTGACGCCACTCCTGAAACGCCCCCAGTTGTTCTGGTGACAGGCCCGTCAGGAGCGGGGCGGACCAGCGCGATCAACGTGCTTGAAGATCTCGGGTTCGAGGCCATAGACAACCTGCCTCTGCGGCTCTTGCCCAAACTGATCGAAGCGGCCGGGATTACTGAGCCAATGGCCCTGGGGCTGGACAGCCGCAACCGGGATTTTTCCCCGGCAGCGCTTTTGGATATGATCGATGTGCTGGCGGACCGCCGGGACGCCAAACTCTCGGTTCTTTATCTTGATGCCAGCCCTGATGTCCTGCTGCGCCGTTATTCAGAGACTCGGCGCAGGCATCCCCTTGCACCAGCAGAGACACCGGAAGTTGGCGTTGCGCGTGAATTGGACTTGATGACCCAGATCCGAGAGCGGGCAGATATCCTGCTCGACACCTCGGAAATGAATGTGCACCAGCTCAAGGCCGAGATTGAGCATTGGTTTGCACCGCAAGGGCGAGCTCTGGCTCTGTCGGTGCAAAGCTTTTCCTACAAACGTGGTGTGCCGCGGAGCGTCGACCTTGTGTTCGATTGCCGGTTTCTGGCCAATCCCTATTGGCAAGAGGAGTTGCGCACACTGAACGGGCGTGACGGTGCTGTACAGGCCTACGTGAAGTCCGACCCCTTATTTGATGGCTTCGTCTCACGCGTGATCGACATGGTCAGCTTTCTTTTGCCTGCCGTGCGAAAGGAGGGAAAATCGCACCTATCCATCGCCTTTGGCTGTACCGGCGGGCAACACCGTTCGGTGACACTCGCAGAAACCCTCGCCAAGACCCTTGCAGAAGACGGACAGCAGGTGTCAATTAGGCATCGCGAGCTGCAAAGCTAG
- a CDS encoding phosphoenolpyruvate carboxykinase has protein sequence MASGRVNPNFRLEDQGIEGLGNVYYNLMEPALIEAALKREEGTLGNGGAFLVTTGKFTGRSPKDKHVVKTDSVADTIWWENNAEMSPEGFDALYADMLEHMKGRDYFVQDLVGGADPAHAINVRMVTELAWHNLFIRHLLRRPEREDLDEFLADFTIINCPSFQADPAKHNCRSETVIALNFDKKLILIGGTEYAGENKKSVFTLLNYLLPEKGIMPMHCSANHAKGNPVDAAVFFGLSGTGKTTLSADPDRVLIGDDEHGWADNGTFNFEGGCYAKTINLNPEAEPEIYATTEKFGTVIENMVFDPETFELDFDDDSLTANMRCAYPLNYISNASETARGGHPKNIIMLTCDAFGVLPPIARLTPAQAMYHFLSGFTSKVAGTERGVTEPEPTFSTCFGAPFMPRRPEVYGNLLRDKIAQHGATCWLVNTGWTGGAYGIGSRMPIKATRALLTAALDGSLAEVEFRKDSNFGFDVPVAVPGVAEVLLDPRRTWDDQEAYDKQAAKLVKMFSDNFEQYLPYIDEDVKAAAIS, from the coding sequence ATGGCATCAGGACGGGTAAACCCGAATTTCCGCCTCGAGGATCAAGGCATCGAGGGTCTGGGCAATGTCTATTACAACCTGATGGAGCCCGCGCTGATCGAGGCGGCCCTGAAACGTGAGGAAGGTACCCTTGGCAATGGCGGCGCTTTCCTCGTCACCACCGGCAAGTTCACCGGCCGCTCCCCCAAGGACAAGCACGTGGTCAAGACCGACAGTGTTGCCGATACGATCTGGTGGGAAAACAATGCCGAGATGAGCCCGGAAGGGTTTGATGCGCTTTATGCAGACATGCTGGAGCATATGAAGGGCCGCGACTACTTCGTGCAGGATCTGGTTGGCGGCGCCGACCCGGCTCATGCCATCAACGTGCGCATGGTGACCGAGCTGGCCTGGCACAACCTCTTCATCCGTCACCTGTTGCGCCGTCCCGAGCGCGAGGATCTGGATGAGTTCCTGGCCGATTTCACCATCATCAACTGCCCGAGCTTCCAGGCGGACCCGGCCAAGCACAACTGCCGCAGTGAGACCGTGATCGCGCTGAACTTCGACAAAAAGCTGATCCTGATCGGCGGTACCGAATATGCGGGCGAGAACAAGAAATCCGTCTTTACCCTGCTGAACTACCTCTTGCCCGAAAAAGGCATTATGCCGATGCACTGCTCGGCCAACCACGCCAAGGGCAACCCGGTGGACGCAGCGGTCTTCTTCGGCCTGTCCGGCACCGGCAAGACCACTCTGTCGGCTGACCCAGACCGCGTGCTGATCGGCGATGACGAGCACGGCTGGGCTGACAACGGTACCTTCAACTTCGAAGGCGGCTGCTATGCCAAGACCATCAACCTCAACCCCGAGGCAGAGCCGGAAATCTACGCCACCACCGAGAAATTCGGCACCGTGATCGAGAACATGGTCTTCGACCCCGAGACCTTTGAACTGGACTTCGACGACGACAGCCTGACAGCCAACATGCGTTGCGCTTATCCGCTGAACTACATCTCCAACGCCTCCGAGACGGCGCGCGGCGGTCACCCGAAGAACATCATCATGCTGACCTGTGACGCCTTTGGCGTTCTGCCGCCCATCGCGCGGCTGACCCCGGCGCAGGCGATGTATCACTTCCTGTCGGGCTTCACCTCCAAGGTGGCCGGCACCGAGCGCGGCGTGACCGAGCCTGAGCCCACCTTCTCCACCTGCTTTGGCGCCCCATTCATGCCGCGTCGCCCCGAGGTTTACGGCAACCTCTTGCGCGACAAGATCGCCCAGCACGGCGCGACCTGCTGGCTGGTGAACACCGGCTGGACCGGTGGTGCCTACGGCATTGGCTCGCGCATGCCGATCAAGGCAACCCGCGCCCTTTTGACCGCAGCGCTGGACGGCTCCCTGGCCGAGGTTGAGTTCCGCAAGGACAGCAACTTTGGTTTTGACGTTCCGGTCGCTGTACCCGGCGTCGCGGAAGTCCTTCTCGATCCACGTCGCACCTGGGACGATCAGGAAGCCTATGACAAGCAGGCTGCCAAGCTGGTCAAGATGTTCTCGGACAACTTCGAGCAGTACCTGCCCTATATCGACGAAGACGTGAAAGCCGCAGCGATCAGCTGA
- a CDS encoding HPr family phosphocarrier protein, whose amino-acid sequence MAQKTLKIVNEKGLHARASAKLVEVVEGFDATAEVSKDGLSASGDSIMGLLMLAASKGTTIDVETSGPDADALAAAVEALVADKFGEGF is encoded by the coding sequence ATGGCTCAAAAGACGCTGAAGATCGTGAATGAGAAAGGCCTGCATGCCCGTGCTTCGGCCAAACTGGTTGAGGTCGTGGAAGGGTTTGACGCGACTGCCGAGGTATCAAAGGACGGCCTGTCGGCCTCTGGGGACAGCATCATGGGCCTTTTGATGTTGGCAGCATCCAAAGGAACGACTATTGACGTCGAAACCTCCGGGCCAGATGCGGACGCCCTGGCTGCGGCTGTAGAGGCCTTGGTGGCGGATAAGTTCGGTGAAGGGTTCTGA